Proteins from a genomic interval of Harpia harpyja isolate bHarHar1 chromosome 9, bHarHar1 primary haplotype, whole genome shotgun sequence:
- the SEMA6C gene encoding LOW QUALITY PROTEIN: semaphorin-6C (The sequence of the model RefSeq protein was modified relative to this genomic sequence to represent the inferred CDS: inserted 2 bases in 2 codons), translating to MPGVLLPFVILLLIPGDPGGAAQSFPRDLVARSTVGLAATAAYPRFGGLRGDNVTDQLGLDFQRMLCLNSTLFVAARDHIYAFNLGQDKGTLYPERHLTWETQDRENCAMRGRLQDECHNYIRVLVPRDAGTLLACGTNAFSPLCRTYQVSSLAQEGEEVSGQARCPFDAKQSIVALFVDGSLYSATVADFQASDSVIYRSLXPGRPPLRTLKYSSRWLQEPHFVQALXYGPYVYFFFREVAVELSALGKVVVARVARVCRNDRGGSPRVLERRWTSFLKVRLQCAVPGDAVFYFDVLEAVTPPRALHGRPAVLALFGTQPNSIPGSAVCAFYLADVEQAFEGPFAEPRGAAGTWAPVPEDRVPRPRPGCCAGMGLAAGVVTSGDFPDETLVFAKEHPLLHGAVAPAGGLPLFTRTGTRLTQLAVDTGAGPQGNQTVLFLGAEDGRVLKVLAAAQHPGATRHPGSTPAPSDSREPGDTGDTSSETLLLEEISLYDPRRCRGPQGASRVLGLELHPPGQELYVAFTGCLVRLPLSRCARHSACRRSCLAARDPYCVWLPPRGCVPFSEDLPSGFEQDVEGSPGITGTCQDALAAGDGDGDLAHGVRQAEPGAAATVPVPVLVGCVLGAFTLGALAAGLLAACYRRPAVPKGPPESPATPQHLAQPPAPRLYPPLPPQGGAGGLREPPELPTPEATPQPPTKMPQERVAEHQRGQATHLGTPGCPEPPGPGPPPKATLEELLQRLHGTGGSGWPVTPPAATSFANRVQPGAPFPSLPPAPRDGAPQRLDVPPDSPPPPRRPLAQRHSLGGTPVRPPGLARGLTRMHSLGAPGGPPWGPRPSTLDRSLSTKPPVLPKPLLVPAAPGQP from the exons ATGCCAGGGGTACTGCTGCCCTTtgtcatcctcctcctcatcccgGGGGACCCCGGGGGGGCGGCGCAGTCCTTTCCACGGGACCTGGTGGCACGCAGCACCGTGGGGCTGGCAg ccACCGCTGCCTACCCCCGCTTTGGTGGCCTTCGAGGGGATAACGTCACTGACCAGCTCGGCCTCGACTTCCAGCGCATGCTGTGCCTCAACAGCACCCTCTTCGTCGCCGCCCG GGACCACATCTACGCCTTCAACCTGGGGCAGGACAAGGGGACGCTGTACCCCGAGCGG CACCTCACCTGGGAGACACAGGACAGGGAGAACTGCGCCATGCGGGGCCGGCTGCAG GACGAGTGCCACAACTACATCAGGGTGCTGGTGCCCCGCGATGCCGGCACCCTCCTGGCCTGCGGCACCAACGCCTTCAGCCCCCTCTGCCGCACCTACCAG gtgagCAGCCTGGCGCAGGAGGGCGAGGAGGTGAGCGGCCAGGCCCGGTGCCCCTTCGATGCCAAGCAGAGCATCGTCGCACTCTTTGTCG ACGGCAGCCTGTACTCGGCCACGGTGGCCGACTTCCAGGCGAGCGACTCGGTGATTTACCGCAGCC agcccggccgccccccgctgCGCACCCTCAAGTACAGCTCCCGCTGGCTGCAGG AGCCCCACTTTGTCCAGGCAC CCTATGGTCCCTACGTCTACTTCTTCTTCAGGGAGGTTGCCGTGGAGCTCAGCGCCCTGGGCAAG GTGGTGGTGGCACGGGTGGCGCGGGTGTGCCGCAATGACCGAGGGGGCTCCCCACGGGTGCTGGAGCGGCGCTGGACGTCCTTCCTGAAGGTACGGCTGCAGTGTGCTGTCCCTGGGGACGCTGTCTTCTACTTCGATGTCCTGGAGGCGGTGACACCCCCCCGGGCCCTGCACGGGCGCCCCGCTGTCCTCGCCCTCTTCGGCACCCAACCCAACAG CATCCCTGGCTCTGCCGTCTGCGCCTTCTACCTGGCGGACGTGGAGCAGGCATTCGAGGGACCCTTTGCCGAACCCCGCGGTGCCGCTGGCACCTGGGCCCCAGTACCCGAGGACAGGGTGCCCCGACCCAG GCCGGGCTGCTGCGCTGGGATGGGACTGGCTGCTGGTGTTGTCACCTCCGGGGACTTCCCCGATGAGACGTTGGTCTTCGCCAAGGAGCACCCGCTGCTGCACGGTGCTGTGGCACCCGCTGGCGGGCTGCCCCTCTTCACCCGCACCGGCACCAG GCTGACGCAGCTGGCAGTGGACACGGGCGCGGGGCCACAGGGGAACCAGACCGTGCTCTTCCTGGGCGCTGAGGACGGGCGGGTGCTGAAGGTCCTGGCGGCCGCACAGCACCCCGGGGCCACCCGGCACCCCGGCAGCACCCCGGCACCCAGTGACAGCCGAGAGCCTGGTGACACCGGGGACACCAGCTCTGAGAcactgctgctggaggagatCAGCCTCTACGACCCCAGGCG GTGCCGGGGGCCGCAGGGCGCCAGCcgggtgctggggctggagctgcacCCACCGGGCCAGGAGCTCTACGTCGCCTTCACTGGGTGCCTGGTGCGTCTGCCCCTGAGCCGCTGCGCCAGACACAGCGCCTGCCGCAG GAGCTGTCTGGCTGCCCGTGACCCCTACTGCGTCTGGCTGCCCCCCAGGGGCTGTGTCCCCTTCTCTGAGGACCTTCC GAGTGGCTTCGAGCAGGACGTGGAGGGATCCCCCGGGATCACTGGGACCTGCCAAG ATGCACTGGCTGCAGGGGACGGTGACGGGGACTTGGCCCATG GGGTGCGTCAGGCCGAGCCGGGGGCTGCAGCGACGGTGCCAGTGCCAGTGCTGGTGGGCTGCGTGCTGGGCGCCTTCACCCTGGGTGCCCTGGCCGCTGGGCTGCTGGCGGCCTGCTACCGTCGCCCCGCTGTCCCCAAGGGACCCCCGGAGTCCCCCGCCACCCCACAGCACCTGGCCCAGCCACCTGCCCCCCGCCTCTAccccccgctgccgccccagggaggggctgggggcctGCGGGAACCCCCCGAGCTTCCCACTCCTGAGGCCACCCCGCAGCCACCCACCAAGATGCCCCAGGAGCGGGTGGCAGAACACCAACGCGGCCAGGCCACCCATCTTGGCACCCCAGGTTGCCCGGAGCCCCCCGGCCCGGGACCCCCACCCAAGGCCaccctggaggagctgctgcagcggCTGCACGGGACAGGGGGCTCGGGGTGGCCGGTGACCCCCCCGGCTGCCACCTCCTTTGCCAACCGGGTACAGCCGGGCGCCCCgttccccagcctccccccagctccccgtgACGGGGCACCTCAGCGGCTGGACGTGCCCCCCGACAGCCCCCCGCCACCCAGGCGACCCCTGGCACAGAGACACTCGCTGGGGGGGACGCCCGTGAGACCACCCGGCCTGGCCCGGGGGCTTACCCGCATGCACTCACTAGGGGCGCCAGGGGGGCCACCCTGGGGCCCCCGGCCCAGCACCCTGGACCGCTCCCTCTCCACGAAGCCCCCCGTGCTGCCCAAGCCCCTGCTGGTGCCAGCGGCCCCCGGGCAGCCCTGA